In the genome of Penaeus vannamei isolate JL-2024 chromosome 26, ASM4276789v1, whole genome shotgun sequence, one region contains:
- the LOC138866614 gene encoding uncharacterized protein, translating into MQNSLLVKPGSVGGVRVSVLRDNGSSGCVVKRRYVLPQQYTGRRIAIKMIDGSLVNVPEAIIHVGSPFFTGKITAAVMVNPIFDVIIGNIKGVRNSCGADAATQTGCVAITRSMEKRKGELTPLTSVSDLINSQDIVQEQKSDSSLESVRRKLAEKSLNRSFNEETCFIERNKRIYRRVLALNGEERLQFVVPARYRLAVFRLGHHSALGGHMGQKKTLDHIQAEFFWPGMGQEISRLVRSCDICQKTSDRGRVKPAPLKPMPLISEPFERVAVDIVGPIHPRASDGCKYILTLVDFSTRWPEAVPLRNIDAVTVAEAMVEIFCRIGIPRQVLSDRGTQFTSAMMEEVLRLLSIKGLKTTPYHPMCNGLCEKFNGTLKKMLKRMAAEQPKEWPRYLTPLLFAYREVPQSSFKFSPFELVYGRTSTCDLSKQELLRAQETQKAYYDRKAKVRLFKAGDKCLILLPTSHNKLLAQWKGPYDVVDKVSNHNYLIQVGNQQKRFHINMLKEYFTADTGYASYVERVMAKQDAKLCITREGASSWSLQQQQYLAYVKAFFSQKTSKLGSTSTTTYIGAAAVIPESECDDGPVTAQSWQTETIDNVKVSDTLEPEERKQLRCLLNQFSYIFSDRPKVARVNYHHIELTSSKVVRQKPYPIPMRLVDAVKKEIEDMADAGIIEKSTSPFCSPIVVVQKKDGSRPLHPESREVTAFTSPVGLYQFRVLPFGLSNSPAVFNRVMRHVLQGVKGVEAFIDDILVHSSTFEEHLKILEEVFQRLQCANMTVKPSKCEIGFKEVQYLGHTLGEGRCSCQNDKIKKIKDAPRPTTKKQVRSFLGLTGYYRSFVPNFAVLALPLFDLLKKHAPNKIRWGDEQEDAFNSLRKLLCKQPILQLPNFQKPFILRTDASQDGVGAVLMQETDGEIYPVAYHSRKLKSAERNYSTVEKELLAVVDGIKKYYFYLYGDKFLLETDHMPLESLRTSKNARLMRWAMYLQQFNFAIRYIKGSANVGADFLSRLVENNWQDSEESLRSDQRGAQLCDGTKCMSR; encoded by the exons ATGCAGAACTCTCTCCTTGTTAAGCCAGGGTCAGTAGGAGGTGTCCGGGTAAGTGTTCTCAGAGACAACGGTTCGTCAGGGTGTGTTGTGAAACGAAGGTATGTTCTTCCTCAACAATATACTGGGAGGAGGATTGCTATTAAAATGATTGATGGATCCCTTGTTAATGTTCCAGAAGCAATCATACACGTAGGCAGTCCGTTCTTTACAGGAAAAATTACAGCAGCCGTGATGGTCAATCCAATATTCGACGTTATCATCGGAAACATCAAAGGAGTTAGAAATAGTTGTGGTGCTGATGCTGCAACGCAAACAGGTTGTGTCGCCATTACCAGAagcatggagaagaggaagggagagcttaCTCCACTGACGTCGGTAAGTGACCTGATAAATTCTCAGGATATTGTACAGGAGCAGAAGAGCGACTCCTCATTAGAATCAGTGCGAAGGAAGCTGGCGGAGAAGTCTCTGAACAGGTCTTTTAATGAAGAAACCTGTTTCatcgagaggaataagaggatctACCGAAGGGTTCTGGCGTTAAATGGAGAGGAGCGTCTCCAGTTCGTCGTTCCAGCGAGGTATCGTCTTGCTGTTTTCCGGCTGGGTCACCACTCTGCTCTCGGAGGTCATATGGGTCAGAAGAAAACGCTTGACCATATTCAGGCGGAGTTCTTTTGGCCTGGCATGGGTCAGGAGATATCAAGGTTAGTCCGCTCATGTGATATTTGTCAAAAGACCAGTGACCGCGGACGCGTGAAACCTGCGCCATTGAAACCTATGCCGCTGATCTCCGAACCGTTCGAAAGAGTCGCCGTGGACATCGTGGGACCAATCCACCCGAGAGCGAGCGATGGATGTAAGTACATCCTCACACTCGTGGATTTCAGCACGAGATGGCCAGAAGCAGTGCCACTCAGAAATATAGATGCTGTCACCGTCGCCGAAGCCATGGTGGAAATCTTCTGCAGGATCGGTATTCCCAGGCAAGTGTTGAGTGATAGAGGGACACAATTTACCTCTGCAATGATGGAGGAAGTGCTCAGGCTATTGTCGATTAAGGGTCTAAAAACAACTCCATATCATCCGATGTGTAATGGTCTCTGTGAGAAGTTTAATGGGACACTTAAAAAGATGCTCAAGAGGATGGCAGCAGAGCAGCCGAAGGAGTGGCCCCGCTATCTTACACCACTTCTCTTTGCTTACAGGGAAGTTCCCCAAAGTTCTTTCAAGTTCTCGCCCTTTGAACTCGTTTATGGGAGAACA TCTACTTGCGATCTGTCCAAGCAAGAGTTGCTGAGAGCTCAGGAGACGCAGAAGGCATACTACGACAGGAAAGCAAAGGTACGTCTGTTCAAGGCTGGTGATAAATGCCTTATCCTCTTACCCACTTCTCATAATAAATTACTAGCACAGTGGAAGGGCCCTTATGATGTTGTAGATAAAGTGtctaatcataattatttaataCAAGTGGGAAATCAACAAAAACGATTCCACATAAACATGCTGAAGGAATACTTCACAGCAGATACAGGATATGCGTCCTATGTTGAGAGAGTTATGGCGAAGCAAGACGCAAAGCTTTGCATAACACGAGAAGGGGCCAGCAGTTGGTCTTTGCAACAGCAGCAGTATCTCGCGTATGTTAAAGCCTTCTTTTCGCAGAAAACCTCGAAACTCGGCAGTACTTCCACCACAACGTACATCGGTGCCGCTGCAGTAATTCCAGAAAGTGAGTGTGACGACGGACCCGTCACTGCACAATCGTGGCAGACCGAGACCATCGATAATGTGAAAGTGAGTGACACCTTAGAACCAGAGGAAAGAAAACAGTTAAGATGCTTATTGAACCAATTTAGTTACATATTCTCAGATAGACCAAAGGTTGCAAGGGTTAATTACCATCATATCGAACTAACTAGCTCTAAAGTTGTGAGACAGAAACCTTATCCCATACCTATGAGATTAGTGGACGCagtaaagaaagagatcgaggatATGGCAGATGCGGGAATCATTGAAAAATCTACGTCCCCCTTCTGTAGTCCTATAGTGGTAGTGCAGAAAAAAGATGGTAGT AGACCTTTACACCCTGAGAGTCGAGAGGTCACAGCTTTTACCAGTCCTGTAGGTCTGTACCAGTTCAGAGTACTTCCGTTCGGACTCTCGAACTCACCAGCTGTATTCAACAGGGTCATGAGACACGTGTTGCAAGGCGTCAAAGGAGTGGAAGCTTTCATTGACGATATTCTGGTTCACTCTTCTACGTTCGAGGAGCATCTGAAGATCCTTGAGGAGGTATTCCAGCGGTTACAGTGTGCAAATATGACTGTCAAGCCAAGTAAGTGTGAAATTGGATTTAAAGAAGTGCAGTATCTTGGCCATACTTTAGGTGAGGGAAGGTGTAGCTGTCAGAACGACAAAATTAAGAAGATTAAAGATGCACCACGACCCACGACTAAGAAACAAGTACGATCTTTCTTGGGGCTGACGGGGTATTACCGTAGCTTTGTGCCTAACTTCGCAGTGTTAGCTCTCCCACTTTTTGACTTACTTAAGAAACACGCTCCGAATAAGATTCGCTGGGGAGATGAGCAGGAGGATGCTTTCAATTCACTTAGAAAATTGTTGTGTAAGCAGCCCATTCTTCAGTTGCCAAATTTTCAAAAACCTTTTATCCTTCGAACAGATGCTTCACAGGATGGTGTAGGAGCAGTATTGATGCAGGAAACGGATGGTGAGATCTATCCCGTGGCCTACCACAGCCGCAAGTTAAAGTCCGCCGAGAGGAACTACAGTACGGTCGAGAAGGAACTGCTGGCAGTCGTCGACGGAATCAAAAAGTATTATTTCTACCTCTACGGAGACAAGTTCCTGCTGGAGACCGACCACATGCCTCTGGAGAGTCTACGCACGTCGAAGAACGCTCGTCTGATGCGCTGGGCAATGTATCTTCAGCAGTTCAACTTCGCCATCCGCTACATAAAAGGGAGTGCGAATGTTGGCGccgattttctctctcgtctcgtggAGAACAACTGGCAGGACTCGGAGGAATCTCTGCGCAGTGATCAGAGAGGAGCGCAGCTGTGTGATGGGACTAAGTGTATGAgccgatga